One window from the genome of Haladaptatus paucihalophilus DX253 encodes:
- a CDS encoding Cdc6/Cdc18 family protein, protein MDIGERIERRRATPPAANLVVEWSALSPVTHVSNPVGRGSTLERLLDALDPLFSGHLPPNVHLYGPPGAGKSALVSALFSQLATQLSPERGTILTTTRAVDEDGFDFVYIDARTASTAFRLYRTVLDSLTDDHVPERGVGTGVLQRKLATAVSRSNKVVVAVDHVGEDETLAAEEVTALFEDMSGSLSVLTVGRTRGREEHALEIPAYSTHELTDVVTERASRGLRQGILDHARVKTIAEWAEGDAHDALAALFGAVTLAVDADADRILDEYLEAAMDAVPRDGVSLGIVLSLPENRRRVLAELLELDTDARTSVESSAAAIATETDLSPGTVTRYLYELAEAGVLERITTRNGRRSGRQPSRLEPRFPTLVFRALHED, encoded by the coding sequence ATGGACATTGGTGAGCGCATCGAGCGACGACGGGCGACACCGCCCGCCGCCAACCTCGTCGTCGAGTGGAGTGCACTCAGTCCGGTGACACACGTCTCGAATCCGGTCGGACGCGGTTCGACCTTGGAGCGATTGCTCGACGCGCTCGACCCCCTCTTCTCCGGGCATCTTCCGCCGAACGTTCATCTCTACGGCCCGCCCGGAGCCGGAAAATCCGCGCTCGTCTCCGCGCTGTTCAGTCAACTCGCAACGCAACTGTCCCCCGAACGCGGGACGATACTGACAACCACGCGGGCCGTCGACGAAGACGGCTTCGACTTCGTGTACATCGACGCACGGACGGCGAGTACGGCGTTCCGACTGTATCGCACCGTTCTCGACTCGCTCACCGACGACCACGTGCCCGAGCGTGGCGTCGGCACCGGCGTCCTGCAACGGAAGTTGGCGACGGCCGTGAGTCGTTCGAACAAGGTCGTCGTCGCGGTGGACCACGTGGGCGAGGACGAAACGCTCGCCGCCGAAGAGGTGACCGCGCTGTTCGAGGACATGAGCGGGTCGCTCTCCGTGCTCACCGTCGGGAGAACCCGCGGCAGGGAAGAACACGCGCTCGAAATACCGGCCTACAGCACGCACGAACTCACCGACGTCGTTACGGAGCGTGCGTCGCGCGGATTGCGACAGGGCATCCTCGACCACGCGCGAGTGAAGACCATCGCGGAGTGGGCCGAGGGCGACGCCCACGACGCCCTCGCGGCGCTGTTCGGCGCGGTGACGCTCGCGGTCGATGCCGACGCCGACAGGATTCTGGACGAGTATCTGGAGGCGGCGATGGACGCGGTTCCGCGCGACGGGGTTTCGCTCGGTATCGTCCTTTCCCTCCCCGAGAACCGTCGTCGCGTCCTCGCCGAACTGCTCGAACTCGACACCGACGCGCGAACGTCGGTCGAATCCAGCGCCGCCGCCATCGCCACCGAGACGGACCTCTCCCCCGGCACCGTCACCCGTTACCTCTACGAACTGGCGGAAGCGGGCGTTCTCGAACGGATCACGACCAGAAACGGGCGGCGGAGCGGACGACAACCGAGCAGACTCGAACCACGGTTTCCGACGCTCGTGTTCCGCGCACTCCACGAAGATTGA
- a CDS encoding ABC transporter permease has protein sequence MATRDRLRRLADSGGDDESTPVGLTLVSGAVAAAVLFPVLWLVVRVFGMDANRIVSMLTRGATLTVLGNSVALIVAVTAGSILIGVPLAVLTVQTDLPFRRFWTVVGALPLVVPSYIGAFAFVSAFGPQGELADALAPLGVESIPSMYGFFGAALVLTLFTYPYVFLTTRASLLSFDDTLVEAARTLNHSRWEAFKRVTIPQILPGIAAGSLLVALYALSDFGTPTIMHFEVFTQQIYVQYNAWGRDFASLLSLQLVAVTVVILALESRINAGTNGGSRGSNRSAVIELGAWRYPALLFSSAVAVLCLVVPLGMLVFWMLRADPTYGSSSFAFHWEYAWNSVGVSGMAAIFGVLAAIPVAYLSARHRSTVATVLDRATYVGYAVPGIVLGLALVSFGSAYAPALYQTIPLLVFAYIVRFLPQAVGTVRSSVLQVNPKLTEAAQTLGYSPGAAFRKVTLPLIAPGVAAGAALVFLTTMKELPATLLLRPPEFETFVTYIWKVQGAGHYGKAAIPALILVGISGLSLLIIIKQEDYDVK, from the coding sequence ATGGCGACGCGCGACCGACTCCGACGACTGGCCGACTCGGGCGGGGACGACGAGTCGACACCGGTCGGATTGACCCTCGTCAGTGGAGCCGTCGCCGCCGCCGTTCTCTTTCCCGTCCTCTGGCTGGTCGTCCGCGTCTTCGGAATGGACGCGAACCGAATCGTCTCGATGCTGACCCGCGGCGCGACGCTGACGGTGCTGGGGAACAGCGTCGCCCTCATCGTCGCCGTCACGGCCGGGTCGATTCTCATCGGCGTCCCGCTCGCCGTGTTGACCGTCCAGACGGACCTGCCGTTCCGGCGGTTCTGGACCGTCGTCGGCGCGCTCCCGCTCGTCGTCCCCAGCTACATCGGCGCGTTCGCGTTCGTCTCGGCGTTCGGACCGCAAGGTGAACTCGCCGACGCCCTCGCGCCGCTCGGCGTCGAGTCGATTCCGTCGATGTACGGCTTCTTCGGGGCTGCGCTCGTCCTGACGCTGTTCACCTATCCCTACGTCTTCCTGACGACGCGGGCCTCGCTGCTCTCGTTCGACGACACGCTGGTCGAGGCGGCCCGCACCCTCAACCACTCGCGGTGGGAGGCGTTCAAGCGCGTCACCATCCCCCAGATTCTTCCCGGTATCGCCGCCGGGTCCCTCCTCGTCGCGCTGTACGCGCTCTCCGACTTCGGAACGCCGACCATCATGCACTTCGAGGTGTTCACCCAGCAGATTTACGTTCAGTACAACGCGTGGGGTCGGGACTTCGCATCGCTGCTCTCGTTGCAACTCGTCGCCGTCACCGTCGTCATCCTCGCGCTGGAATCGCGCATCAACGCCGGAACCAACGGCGGCAGTCGCGGTTCGAACCGCTCGGCGGTCATCGAACTCGGCGCGTGGCGCTACCCGGCGCTGTTGTTCAGCAGCGCCGTCGCGGTCCTCTGTCTGGTCGTCCCGCTGGGCATGCTCGTCTTCTGGATGCTCCGGGCCGACCCGACCTACGGGTCAAGTTCCTTCGCGTTCCACTGGGAGTACGCGTGGAACTCCGTCGGCGTCTCCGGCATGGCCGCCATCTTCGGCGTGCTCGCCGCGATTCCGGTCGCGTACCTCTCGGCCCGCCACCGCTCGACCGTGGCGACCGTCCTCGACCGGGCGACCTACGTCGGCTACGCCGTGCCCGGAATCGTCTTGGGGCTGGCCCTCGTCTCGTTCGGGTCGGCGTACGCACCGGCGCTCTACCAGACGATTCCGCTGCTCGTCTTCGCCTACATCGTCCGGTTCCTGCCCCAAGCGGTCGGCACCGTCCGCTCGTCCGTGTTGCAGGTGAACCCGAAACTGACGGAGGCGGCCCAGACGCTCGGCTACTCGCCCGGCGCGGCGTTCCGCAAGGTGACGCTCCCGCTCATCGCGCCCGGCGTCGCGGCGGGCGCGGCGCTGGTGTTCCTGACGACGATGAAGGAACTCCCGGCGACGCTCCTGCTCCGCCCGCCGGAGTTCGAGACGTTCGTCACCTACATCTGGAAGGTGCAGGGTGCGGGCCACTACGGAAAGGCTGCGATTCCCGCGCTCATACTGGTCGGGATCTCCGGCCTCTCGCTGCTCATCATCATCAAACAGGAGGACTACGATGTCAAATAG
- a CDS encoding ArnT family glycosyltransferase: MTARRRTRDGIVALSILAAVVTFLVATKLFPYHSLNHDEGVYLQQAAMLLDGKLFLHPPVPDAFRPWFFVRDASGLYPKYAPVPAAMFALGGALGDARLSLGLVAAGNVALVALVATQAFDRRTGLLAAVLFFASPLFLVDSAVFLPYAPTTFWNLLFAFAYFRSARTKRNSYAVLAGVAVGIAFFSRPYTALLFALPFVAHALYSLRSTWFDRPTVVRLGTVAAVGSLGVVVALGYNAVVTGSPLVFPYEAFAPLDGLGFGHRKLLGYEQRYTVRLALRSNFAVVSDLFVNWVAGGPLGTALALVGVLAGVRWTRPSDWEAEFSQHQARAVLAGLIPSVVLGNVYFWGNRNIVGTISDPGDGLIHFFGPYYHFDLLLPTAAFGAFGAVVAARWLRGRVESSLSPSRAKPAVVALLVLSTVVFGGVTAAVATSPYRANATVTDQYRAAYSPVENRSFDDALVFVPTTYGDWLNHPFQAFRNHPDFDGRVVYALDGPNRFDVVDAYSNRTLYRYVYRGEWAPDGGEPVEPRLQRVREVRGESVSLTTTAGLPRSVESASIRLASDSGSGYYVVEGDRSARFRLVVSDGRARLVGSNVSAVGDGAAVPVNETDTVAVEMYVENAEGTGFSYLLRLPVERRDGSVRALTPYEGICRVARTCDGEGTAYLPNETAPGVSLETRLQGSE; encoded by the coding sequence ATGACGGCGCGACGGCGCACGCGAGACGGCATCGTCGCCCTGTCGATACTCGCCGCCGTCGTCACGTTTCTCGTCGCCACGAAACTCTTTCCGTACCACTCCCTCAATCACGACGAGGGCGTCTACCTCCAGCAGGCCGCGATGTTGCTGGACGGCAAACTCTTCTTGCACCCGCCCGTCCCCGACGCGTTCCGTCCGTGGTTCTTCGTCCGCGACGCGAGCGGCCTGTATCCCAAGTACGCGCCCGTCCCGGCGGCCATGTTCGCGCTCGGAGGGGCACTCGGGGACGCCCGACTCTCGTTGGGGCTCGTCGCCGCCGGAAACGTCGCGCTCGTCGCGCTCGTCGCCACCCAAGCGTTCGACCGCCGGACGGGACTCCTCGCCGCCGTCCTATTTTTCGCCTCCCCGCTGTTCCTCGTGGACTCCGCCGTCTTCCTGCCCTACGCGCCGACGACGTTCTGGAACCTGCTGTTCGCCTTCGCGTACTTCCGCTCCGCTCGAACGAAGCGAAACTCGTACGCCGTGCTCGCGGGGGTGGCCGTCGGCATCGCGTTCTTCTCCCGTCCCTACACCGCGCTCCTCTTCGCCCTGCCGTTCGTCGCTCACGCCCTCTATTCGCTTCGCTCGACGTGGTTCGACCGCCCGACCGTCGTGCGACTGGGAACCGTGGCGGCGGTCGGGTCCCTCGGCGTGGTCGTCGCGCTCGGCTACAACGCCGTGGTCACCGGGTCCCCGCTCGTCTTCCCCTACGAAGCCTTCGCACCGCTCGACGGCCTCGGGTTCGGCCATCGGAAACTGCTCGGATACGAACAGCGGTACACGGTTAGGCTCGCGTTACGGTCGAATTTCGCCGTCGTTTCGGACCTGTTCGTCAACTGGGTCGCGGGCGGTCCACTCGGAACCGCGCTGGCGCTCGTCGGGGTCCTCGCGGGCGTCCGTTGGACTCGGCCGAGCGACTGGGAAGCGGAGTTCTCGCAACACCAAGCGCGTGCGGTGCTCGCCGGACTGATTCCGTCCGTCGTGCTGGGCAACGTCTACTTCTGGGGCAACCGCAACATCGTGGGCACGATTTCAGATCCGGGCGACGGGCTGATTCACTTCTTCGGTCCGTACTACCACTTCGACCTGCTCCTGCCGACGGCCGCCTTCGGCGCGTTCGGGGCCGTCGTCGCGGCGCGTTGGCTCCGCGGGCGGGTCGAATCCTCCCTGTCGCCAAGCCGGGCGAAACCCGCCGTCGTCGCCCTGCTCGTCCTCTCGACGGTCGTCTTCGGGGGCGTCACCGCGGCGGTGGCGACGTCGCCGTACCGGGCGAACGCGACCGTCACCGACCAGTATCGCGCGGCGTACTCGCCCGTCGAGAACCGGTCGTTCGACGACGCGCTCGTCTTCGTGCCGACGACGTACGGAGACTGGCTGAACCACCCGTTTCAGGCGTTCCGCAACCACCCGGATTTCGACGGCCGCGTCGTCTACGCGCTCGACGGTCCGAACCGCTTCGACGTCGTGGACGCCTACTCGAACCGCACGCTGTACCGGTACGTCTATCGCGGAGAGTGGGCACCCGACGGAGGCGAGCCGGTCGAACCGCGACTCCAACGAGTCCGGGAGGTGCGCGGGGAGTCGGTGTCGCTGACGACGACCGCCGGACTTCCGCGGTCGGTCGAGTCGGCGTCGATTCGCCTCGCGTCCGACTCGGGAAGCGGCTACTACGTCGTCGAGGGCGACCGCTCGGCCCGCTTCCGACTCGTCGTTTCGGACGGACGAGCACGGCTGGTCGGGTCGAACGTCAGCGCCGTCGGCGACGGTGCGGCGGTTCCGGTCAACGAAACCGATACCGTCGCGGTCGAGATGTACGTGGAGAACGCCGAAGGAACCGGGTTCTCCTATCTCCTTCGACTGCCGGTCGAACGACGCGACGGGTCGGTTCGGGCGTTGACGCCGTACGAAGGAATCTGTCGCGTGGCACGAACCTGCGACGGCGAGGGGACCGCATACCTCCCGAACGAGACGGCACCCGGCGTCTCGCTCGAAACGCGGTTGCAGGGGTCGGAATAA
- a CDS encoding ABC transporter substrate-binding protein: protein MSDNGADSADRRGVGRRSVLASTAAATVFGLAGCTSLPGTGGNGNDTADVNESDIMGSGPLVEDRPKPGGTSMDDMPDLSGKLTLYLGGGEGGLYQRLIDYIDGRYPDLDILVKTDSSASLANTIIEENKGSGSRADLFLSIDAGSLGVVADSGATTALPQNVLTKVPEHYRGPKDSWVGIEGRARTIPYNTDKFSKSDIPDSIFALPDQQQFKNVMGWAPSYGAFQSFVTAMRVLDGEKKTKAWLKGMQKQGVTEYKDEFLVSNAVADGEIGAGFANHYYALRVQSQRPDAPIDLAFTKNDAGALVNVSGAEIIQGTDQKELAGNFALHLLSSEAQEFFATVTLGYPMISGVKPVGGLPPIEELQPPEIDLSKLSNVQPTLKLMREVGVL, encoded by the coding sequence ATGAGCGACAACGGTGCCGATAGTGCCGACCGAAGGGGGGTCGGTCGGCGTTCGGTTCTGGCCTCGACGGCGGCAGCGACCGTTTTCGGACTCGCGGGATGCACGTCGCTGCCGGGGACCGGTGGGAACGGTAACGATACGGCGGACGTGAACGAGAGCGACATCATGGGGTCCGGTCCCCTCGTCGAGGACCGCCCGAAACCCGGTGGCACGTCGATGGACGACATGCCCGACCTCTCGGGGAAACTCACCCTCTACCTCGGCGGCGGCGAGGGCGGACTGTACCAGCGTCTCATCGACTACATCGACGGTCGGTATCCCGACCTCGACATCCTCGTCAAGACGGACAGTTCCGCCTCCCTCGCCAACACCATCATCGAGGAGAACAAGGGAAGCGGAAGCAGGGCCGACCTGTTTCTCTCCATCGACGCCGGGTCCCTCGGCGTCGTCGCCGACAGCGGCGCGACGACCGCCCTCCCCCAGAACGTGCTGACGAAGGTTCCCGAACACTACCGCGGTCCCAAGGACAGTTGGGTCGGCATCGAGGGCCGCGCCCGAACGATTCCGTACAACACGGACAAGTTCTCGAAGTCGGACATCCCTGACAGCATCTTCGCGCTCCCCGACCAACAGCAGTTCAAGAACGTGATGGGCTGGGCACCGAGTTACGGCGCGTTCCAGTCCTTCGTCACCGCCATGCGCGTGCTCGACGGCGAGAAGAAGACGAAAGCGTGGCTGAAGGGGATGCAAAAACAGGGCGTCACGGAGTACAAGGACGAGTTCCTCGTCTCGAACGCCGTCGCCGACGGCGAAATCGGAGCCGGGTTCGCCAACCACTACTACGCGCTCCGCGTGCAGTCCCAACGGCCCGACGCCCCCATCGACCTCGCGTTCACGAAGAACGACGCGGGCGCGCTGGTGAACGTCTCCGGCGCGGAGATAATCCAAGGAACGGATCAAAAGGAACTCGCTGGCAACTTCGCCCTTCACCTGCTCTCCTCGGAGGCGCAGGAGTTCTTCGCCACGGTCACGCTCGGCTATCCCATGATTTCGGGCGTGAAACCGGTCGGCGGACTGCCCCCCATCGAAGAGCTTCAGCCGCCGGAAATAGACCTCTCGAAGCTCTCGAACGTGCAACCGACGCTGAAGCTGATGCGCGAGGTGGGAGTGTTATAA
- a CDS encoding ABC transporter ATP-binding protein, with the protein MSNSTLRSPSTDDESPTTTDETGAEPDAVLELDTVVKEYGHETAVESLSLDVREGELLTMLGPSGCGKTTTLRMMAGLERPDDGEIRLRGERISGDEFVEPENRDVGIVFQDFALFPHLTVAENIAFGLTEADEMETEERVSELLELVGLESHRDRTPDQLSGGQQQRVALARSLAPEPEILLLDEPFSNLDVKLRVEMREEVRAILKEAGVTAVSVTHDQEEALSISDRVAVMNGGQIEQVGRPEMVFEHPESRFVASFLGQAGFVSGRLGDGRVDTALRTFDADQLEGLTEEYDGAVVDVLVRPDDLRARATEGDAADGHIVHRQYTGPSFVYHVELGSGELVYCQHNHVKDFEIGQPVDVELMADHTLAWYPSE; encoded by the coding sequence ATGTCAAATAGCACGCTCCGCTCGCCATCGACCGACGACGAATCGCCCACGACGACCGACGAAACCGGCGCGGAACCGGACGCGGTGCTCGAACTCGATACCGTCGTCAAGGAGTACGGCCACGAAACCGCGGTCGAAAGCCTCTCGCTCGACGTTCGTGAGGGCGAACTGCTCACCATGCTCGGCCCGTCCGGGTGTGGCAAGACGACCACGCTCCGGATGATGGCCGGACTCGAACGCCCCGATGACGGCGAGATTCGACTCCGCGGGGAGCGAATCTCCGGCGACGAGTTCGTCGAACCCGAGAACCGCGACGTTGGCATCGTCTTTCAGGACTTCGCCCTCTTTCCCCACCTCACGGTCGCGGAGAACATCGCCTTCGGCCTGACCGAGGCGGACGAAATGGAAACCGAGGAGCGCGTGTCCGAACTGCTCGAACTCGTCGGACTGGAGAGTCACCGCGACCGCACCCCCGACCAGCTTTCGGGCGGGCAACAACAGCGGGTCGCGCTCGCGCGCTCGCTCGCCCCCGAACCGGAAATCCTCCTGCTGGACGAACCGTTCTCGAACCTCGACGTGAAGCTCCGGGTTGAGATGCGCGAGGAGGTCCGCGCCATCCTCAAGGAAGCGGGCGTCACGGCCGTCTCCGTCACCCACGACCAGGAGGAGGCGCTCTCCATCAGCGACCGCGTGGCCGTGATGAACGGCGGGCAGATAGAACAGGTCGGTCGGCCCGAGATGGTCTTCGAACACCCCGAATCGCGGTTCGTCGCCAGCTTCCTCGGACAGGCGGGATTCGTCTCGGGGCGACTGGGCGACGGCCGGGTGGACACGGCGCTCAGGACGTTCGACGCCGACCAACTCGAAGGCCTGACCGAGGAGTACGACGGCGCGGTCGTGGACGTACTCGTCCGTCCCGACGACCTCCGGGCACGGGCGACCGAGGGCGACGCCGCGGACGGCCACATCGTCCACCGCCAGTACACCGGCCCGTCGTTCGTCTACCACGTCGAACTCGGCTCGGGCGAACTCGTCTACTGCCAGCACAACCACGTCAAGGACTTCGAAATCGGGCAACCCGTGGACGTCGAACTGATGGCCGACCACACGCTCGCGTGGTACCCGTCCGAGTGA
- the glpK gene encoding glycerol kinase GlpK, with translation MKTNETYVGSIDQGTTGTRFMVFDHAGTVVANAYEKHEQIYPEPGWVEHDPLEIWENTQSVIESALAEAGIEADQLAALGVTNQRETTLLWDAETGKPVHNAIVWQDRRTTDRIERLEEDGKADAVRAKTGLQPDAYFAATKAEWLLDNAEPIKTQRARPADLRDRAETGEILFGTIDSWLIYNLTGEHITDVTNASRTMLFDIHEMDWDGGLCEEFRVPREMLPEVRPSSDDETYGSTDPEGFLGAEIPVAGALGDQQAALFGQTCFDAGDAKNTYGTGSFFLLNTGNEAVESEHGLLTTVGFQRSGEPVQYALEGSIFVTGAAIEWLVDMDLIDDAAKTENLARSVDSTDGVYMVPAFTGLGAPHWNQRARGTLVGMTRGTRKEHVVRATLESIAYQTRDVAEAMEADSGIEVESLRVDGGAVKNNFLCQLQSDILGTDIVRPVVDETTALGSAYAAGLAVGYWETVDELRNNWQVDREFEVNMASDEADEKYGRWQDAVERSLDWASEGGA, from the coding sequence ATGAAAACGAACGAAACCTACGTCGGCTCTATCGACCAAGGAACGACAGGCACTCGATTCATGGTGTTCGACCACGCCGGGACGGTGGTCGCGAACGCCTACGAAAAACACGAACAGATATACCCGGAACCCGGATGGGTGGAACACGACCCGCTCGAAATCTGGGAGAACACGCAGTCGGTCATCGAATCCGCGCTCGCGGAGGCGGGCATCGAAGCCGACCAACTCGCCGCGCTCGGCGTCACCAACCAGCGCGAGACGACCCTGCTGTGGGACGCGGAGACCGGCAAACCGGTCCACAACGCCATCGTCTGGCAGGACCGCCGAACGACCGACCGCATCGAACGACTGGAGGAGGACGGCAAAGCCGACGCGGTTCGAGCCAAGACGGGACTCCAACCGGACGCGTACTTCGCGGCGACGAAAGCCGAATGGCTGCTCGACAACGCCGAACCCATCAAGACCCAGCGCGCTCGCCCGGCGGACTTGCGCGACCGCGCCGAGACCGGCGAAATCCTGTTCGGAACCATCGACTCGTGGTTGATATACAACCTGACGGGCGAGCACATCACGGACGTGACGAACGCCTCGCGGACGATGCTGTTCGACATCCACGAGATGGACTGGGACGGCGGCCTCTGCGAGGAGTTCCGGGTCCCGCGCGAGATGTTGCCCGAGGTCCGTCCGTCGAGCGACGACGAGACCTACGGTTCGACCGACCCGGAGGGCTTTTTGGGTGCCGAAATCCCCGTCGCGGGAGCGCTCGGCGACCAGCAGGCGGCGCTGTTCGGCCAGACCTGCTTCGACGCCGGGGACGCCAAGAACACCTACGGGACGGGCAGTTTCTTCCTCCTCAACACGGGTAACGAGGCCGTCGAGAGCGAACACGGCCTCCTCACGACGGTCGGCTTCCAGCGCTCGGGCGAACCCGTACAGTACGCACTCGAAGGCTCCATCTTCGTCACCGGCGCGGCTATCGAATGGCTCGTGGACATGGACCTCATCGACGACGCGGCGAAGACCGAGAACCTCGCCAGAAGCGTCGATTCGACGGACGGCGTGTACATGGTTCCGGCGTTCACCGGCCTCGGCGCGCCCCACTGGAACCAGCGCGCTCGCGGCACCCTCGTCGGGATGACCCGCGGAACGCGGAAGGAACACGTCGTTCGGGCGACGCTCGAATCCATCGCCTACCAGACCCGCGACGTGGCCGAGGCGATGGAGGCCGACAGCGGCATCGAAGTCGAATCCCTCCGCGTTGACGGCGGCGCGGTGAAGAACAACTTCCTCTGTCAGTTGCAGTCCGACATTCTAGGGACGGACATCGTTCGCCCCGTGGTGGACGAGACGACGGCGCTCGGGTCTGCCTACGCCGCCGGACTCGCCGTCGGGTACTGGGAAACGGTGGACGAACTCCGGAACAACTGGCAGGTTGACCGCGAGTTCGAGGTGAACATGGCGAGCGACGAAGCCGACGAGAAGTACGGCCGCTGGCAGGACGCGGTCGAGCGGTCGCTCGACTGGGCGAGCGAAGGTGGTGCCTGA
- a CDS encoding phosphoglycolate phosphatase translates to MVPPLVLDIDGTMTRPDDSIDPRFFDLLPRWDAPVVIATGKAFPYPVSLCHFLQIPELVIAENGGIVLVDDDITRNGDGDAARRVANAYEEAGYELGWGKSDLTNRWRETEIAVRRDQPLGPLSELASEYGQEVVDTGFAYHVKSSGVSKGMGIKSVAELLGRDPEEFVAVGDSENDVSTFGVVGESYAVANADEKAKRAAGTVVEESYSTGTISILEEIRERSDE, encoded by the coding sequence ATGGTTCCGCCCCTCGTTCTCGACATCGACGGCACGATGACCCGCCCGGACGACTCCATCGACCCGCGATTCTTCGACCTCCTCCCCCGGTGGGACGCCCCGGTCGTCATCGCCACCGGGAAGGCGTTTCCCTATCCCGTCTCCCTCTGTCACTTCCTGCAGATTCCCGAACTCGTCATCGCCGAGAACGGCGGCATCGTCCTCGTGGACGACGACATCACGCGAAACGGCGACGGCGACGCCGCACGGCGCGTCGCAAACGCGTACGAGGAGGCGGGCTACGAACTCGGGTGGGGGAAAAGCGACCTGACCAACCGCTGGCGCGAGACCGAAATCGCCGTCCGACGCGACCAACCGCTCGGCCCGCTCTCCGAACTCGCCAGCGAGTACGGTCAGGAGGTCGTGGACACGGGGTTCGCCTACCACGTCAAATCCTCGGGCGTCAGCAAAGGCATGGGCATCAAATCCGTCGCCGAACTGCTCGGCCGCGACCCGGAGGAGTTTGTCGCCGTCGGCGATTCGGAAAACGACGTCTCCACCTTCGGCGTCGTCGGCGAGAGCTACGCGGTGGCGAACGCCGACGAGAAGGCCAAACGCGCCGCCGGAACGGTCGTCGAAGAGTCGTACTCGACGGGCACGATTTCGATTCTGGAGGAGATACGCGAGCGGTCCGACGAGTGA